The genome window TAGACGACGGCGCGGGCGTCGAAGTCGACGCCCGTCGCCTTCCCCAGCACCAGGCGGACGCCGGGCAGGGTGTCGGGGATCGACACCGCGACCCGCCGCGGGTCGAGGATCCCGGCCGCCACTTCCGGCAGCAAGGGCAGGTAGAGGAAGTAGTCCGTCGGGTTCAGCACGACGACTTCGACGTCTTCGCCGGCTTCTCCGCGCAGGCTCTTCGCCGCGTGGTACCCGGCGAAACCGCCGCCGACGATCACGACTCGCATGGATCCCCTTTCCTCGCTCTGACCTGGTCGTCCTCCGATTACCCGAGGTCGGGGCGGGGAAACCCGCGGGTTGACCTCTCGGCACAGGCGCGTACGGTCAGGGTGTTGGCTGTTGTTCAGACACGTGCTCCGGTCAGCGCCCCTGCACGCTGCGAAAGGGAGCGCCATGCACGACATCTTCCGAACGGTTTACGAGCCCGCGGGCTTGACCGCTACCACGACCGAGCGTCCGGGCGGGGTCCGCGTCGTCACCTTGGTGGGCGACATCGACGCCGCCACCGTCGGAACCCTCGACGAAGCCCTCGCCGAGGGCGGGCCGATCATCGTCGACCTGACGCGGGTTGCCTTCCTCAGCTGCGCCGGCGTCCGGTCGCTGCTGGTGGCGAACGACCGCACCGACCTCGCCGTCGTCGTCGGCGGCCACGCGGTGTCGCGCTCGCTGGAGGCGACCGGCGCCGACCTGGTGCTGAAGGTCCACCCGCGGGTGGGTCCGGCGCTCGCCGGTCTCACGACCGAGCCCGGCCGGGAGGCGTGACCGCCCGGCGGCCACGCCTCCTGCCGTCCACTGTGGACTGAGCCGGGTCAGTCGTCCGGCCAGTCGCCGGTCGCCTTGCGGTAGCCGACCGCACCCGCTCGTTCCGTGGCCGCCTTGACGGCGGCGAAGATCGCGCCCTGCACCGCCGCCGCGATGACCACCTGCTGCCAGGTGTAGTCGCGGTCGGTGGCGTCGGGCGCGTCTTCTTCGCCGGCCACCCGCTTCCAGACCTGCTTGAAGGCCTGGCCGGCGAGGATGCCGCCGAGGGCACCCACCACCCAGCTCAGCGGCTTGTACAGCACCTTGTTCACGAGTCTTTCCTCCGTCGCGTGATCAGGCGGATCACGATCAGCAGCCCGAGCACACCCGCGAACACCGGCACCGGGTTGGCCCGGACCGCGTCGGCGCCCTGGCGGAACTTGACCGCGGTCGGCTCGTTCGTCACCTCGGCGACCTTCGCGGTCGCCACGTCGAGCTTCTCGTCGACGTTCTCCTTGACCCTGTTCTTCACGTCGAGCTTCTGCCCGAGCGCTTCCAGGGTCTCGGTGAGCTCCTCCCGGGTGGTGTCCCGGTCGAGGCGCGCCTCCTCGGCGTTCTTCGGGAAGTCGCCGCTCATGTCCGCACCCCCTGCTTCACGGTGTCCACGTCTTCGCGGACGCCGGTGATCGCTTCCTCGGGTACCGGCGGCACCGCCTGGGTCACTTCCTTCTTGCCCACCAGCGCCGCGATCCCCGCGATGAGGAACAGCGCGACCGCGACGAGCACGGCCGCGAGCCAGCCGGGCAGGACCAGCGCGAGCGCCAGCACGGCGGCCGCGACCAGCGTGCCGGCGCCGAACAGCGCGAACAACCCCGCCGCGCCGAACAACCCGGCGCCGACGCCCATCTTCTTGCCCTTGCGCTGCAGTTCGAAGACCGCGAGCCGCATCTCGTCCCGGACCAGTCGTTTGACTTCGCCGGTCAAGTCCGTCACCAGTTCGCCGACGGAACGGTCCGCCGCCGGTTTCTCGTTCACTTCTTCGATCACGGAACACCTCCTTCGCCTGGCCGCCGGGTACCCGGCTCACGGCCGGGTCAATCACGGCGCGTTTTGCCCGCGGAACGACCGGGTAGCCGGGGAATTCCACCATCGACCAGGAGGAGTGCATGGGCACGATCACCGAAATCGTGGACGTGGAAGTCCCCGTTTCCACCGCGTACAACCAGTGGACGCAGTTCGAGGAATTCCCGCGGTTCATGGAAGGCGTCGAAGAGATCCGCCAGGTCGACGCCACCCACACCCATTGGGTGACGCGCTTCGGTGGCGTGACGCGCGAATTCGACGCGACGATCACCGAGCAGCACCCCGACGAGCGGGTCGCGTGGACGTCCGATTCCGGTCCGGACCACGCCGGCGTCATCACCTTCCACCGCCTCGGTGACGGGCACACGCGCGTCACCGCGCAGATGGACATCGACCCGGAGGGGTTCGCCGAGAACGTCGCCGACAAGCTGGGCGTGCTCGACCGCCGGGTCAAGGGCGACATGAAGCGGTTCAAGGAGTACATCGAGCAGCGCGGCCGCGAGTCCGGCGGCTGGCGCGGTGAAGTGGACCGCCCGGGGAAGTAACCCGATCGGGGTGAACGGGCACGGCGGGGCGGTGACAGCCGCTCCGCCGTGTTTCGCGTCCGGAAACCACGGGTAGGCCGCATCCATGACGACCACCGACACCGACGTTCCCACCGTCGAGCTGAACAACGGCGTGCGGATCCCGCAGCTCGGGTTCGGCGTTTTCCAGATCCCGCCGGAAGAAACCGCGCAAGCCGTGCGGACCGCTCTCGAAGCGGGCTACCGCCACATCGACACCGCGCAGATGTACCGGAACGAAGAGGGTGTCGGCGCGGGGATCGCGAAGTCGGGCCTGAACCGCGAAGACGTCTTCGTCACGACGAAACTGGCGAACGACGCGCACGGCCACGACAACGCGATCACCGCGCTGGAAGGCAGCCTGCGGCGGCTCGGTTTCGACCACGTCGACCTGTACCTGATCCACTGGCCGTTGCCGCACAAGGAGAACTACGTCCGCACCTGGCAGGGCTTCGAGGAAATCCTGCGGGCGGGCAAGGCGCGCGCGATCGGCGTGTCGAACTTCCAGCCGGCGCACCTCGACCGGCTCGCCGAGGAAACCGGCACCGTGCCCGCGGTCAACCAAATCGAGCTGCACCCCGCGCTGCAGCAACCCGAACTGCGCGCCTACCACCGAGAGCACGGCATCGCGACCGAGGCGTGGAGCCCGCTCGCGCAGGCCGAAGTGCTCGGCGACCCGGTGCTCGCCGACCTGGCGGGCAAGCACGGGCGGACGGCCGCGCAGGTGGTCCTGCGCTGGCACCTCCAGCTCGGGAACATCGTGATC of Amycolatopsis solani contains these proteins:
- a CDS encoding STAS domain-containing protein, yielding MHDIFRTVYEPAGLTATTTERPGGVRVVTLVGDIDAATVGTLDEALAEGGPIIVDLTRVAFLSCAGVRSLLVANDRTDLAVVVGGHAVSRSLEATGADLVLKVHPRVGPALAGLTTEPGREA
- a CDS encoding DUF4235 domain-containing protein, translated to MNKVLYKPLSWVVGALGGILAGQAFKQVWKRVAGEEDAPDATDRDYTWQQVVIAAAVQGAIFAAVKAATERAGAVGYRKATGDWPDD
- a CDS encoding DUF3618 domain-containing protein translates to MSGDFPKNAEEARLDRDTTREELTETLEALGQKLDVKNRVKENVDEKLDVATAKVAEVTNEPTAVKFRQGADAVRANPVPVFAGVLGLLIVIRLITRRRKDS
- a CDS encoding phage holin family protein; amino-acid sequence: MIEEVNEKPAADRSVGELVTDLTGEVKRLVRDEMRLAVFELQRKGKKMGVGAGLFGAAGLFALFGAGTLVAAAVLALALVLPGWLAAVLVAVALFLIAGIAALVGKKEVTQAVPPVPEEAITGVREDVDTVKQGVRT
- a CDS encoding SRPBCC family protein, which codes for MGTITEIVDVEVPVSTAYNQWTQFEEFPRFMEGVEEIRQVDATHTHWVTRFGGVTREFDATITEQHPDERVAWTSDSGPDHAGVITFHRLGDGHTRVTAQMDIDPEGFAENVADKLGVLDRRVKGDMKRFKEYIEQRGRESGGWRGEVDRPGK
- a CDS encoding aldo/keto reductase is translated as MTTTDTDVPTVELNNGVRIPQLGFGVFQIPPEETAQAVRTALEAGYRHIDTAQMYRNEEGVGAGIAKSGLNREDVFVTTKLANDAHGHDNAITALEGSLRRLGFDHVDLYLIHWPLPHKENYVRTWQGFEEILRAGKARAIGVSNFQPAHLDRLAEETGTVPAVNQIELHPALQQPELRAYHREHGIATEAWSPLAQAEVLGDPVLADLAGKHGRTAAQVVLRWHLQLGNIVIPKSVSPERMRENIDVFGFELDDEDMAAIGKLDAGRRTGPDPDAFTG